cgcatgggcctgcgggcttaacaggaaaccaactcctcgttcccgagtagcatgttctcctcgtatgccagagtaaagcagtacttgcccggactgcgtcttgtgttctccagtgttaggccaacggacttcgctcagtcccaatatctctagcttgaggcggctagcttctctagcaagttgagccagctttcctggctgggcaagggtcaaaacattccaagttccaattctagtccgtgttttcatgctaaaagtcgttgccaaagttccaattcggttatttcttctctcagtttctgtaacaataaaagatttcaggagcagtaggttgttagcctaaagtccctttACTATGTGGACGctagttgtaatagaaattatgaagaaatcatcatgaccatagtattttcgacaacaaacattgacagttatcgaaaattaccaggtacatagtaatttcaataatgtttcatgtgcacttttacaaaattgatgttataatttgcgtggttgaaaatactataacgcagaaatggtaaaattatcatgacgaCGTCTTTGGAATAGCaacgcaatttttttccgtgtactgAGAGCTTGCCACACCTGCTTTGAATTTAGCATGAGTTACCTTGGTGCTGTTGAGGGcatattttctttttccatGAATGACGGAACTGAATTGAAAAGTGGGCGATAATTTCAGGCgttatagtcctatttgccactggtagtgttcgtgatattatgctggttgtttcaccaacacttctCAATTTTGGGACAATTAATCTCAAgaaacgaccatgtgtgtcgaccAGCTGCgcgttttttgtaccgaaagtttttgaggttaattgtcccgtctcatctgtacacgctcagcaagtgtgcgtaagaaatgtcaaaaacaactctattgtaaaaatagttattgttacataaattatgtttgaacttttttgagtTTCCCTTATAGCGAACAACTAATGTACGTAATTTATGGACTATCCATTAACTGAAAGCTTCgagcataaataaaaatttgagttccGCAGACGCAACATTCCTAATAGGATTGCTGCTAGTTTTCTAGCTAAACAAAAGTTCTGCTCCAACAGGATTCGGAATGGATCTGGACCAACTTCTGAACCGCTGTCGGCTCTGTTTGAAACAACACGAAACCTATCGCATCATATTTTTCGACAATTTCAACGAGGATGAATTTTACAAGATTCTGGACTTGAATGTAAGCCTTTGCTTCTGTAGCATAAGTTTTTCTAACTTAAGAAAACCAAAACATCTTTCAGCTGTGCCAAAATGATCGGCTCTCGAACTTGATCTGCGATAGCTGCTACGATCTCGTAGAACGGttccaaatttttaagatttctgcGGGCCGGAATCAGGCGTATCTCATAGCGTTGCTGGAAGCTGATTACAAGAAGCCGGTGTCTGGTCCAATCAACAAATTGGAACCGACACAAATTGACgaagtttgtatagaaataaGGTCTGACTCCGATTCTGAGGACACTTGTGATGCAAATGTCCAGCAGCCGGTCGCATTACTGCCAACTATTACTCAAGATATAACCCATGACTTGGAAAGCCCTGTAATTCGTTCCGCCAATCAACAAGTTTCACCTGAAGACGATAGAGATTCCTTGATTGAAGTTTTAGATTCTCAGCATGATGATGATCCACAAGAAGAGACTGAAACACACTCCGTTCGACAAGCACTGAGTACCCCCAGTGAACAGGACTCCAGCAGTCAAGGCCCTTACAAATGTAAAACTTGCAACAAAGAATTTCAGTTGGAATATAATTTAATAAGACACACTAAACTCCACACAGAAAAAAAGccactgtgcaaaatttgtaACAAGCTCATTTCTCGCCGGTATTTCACCGAACATTTGCAAAAACATGTGAAAGCTATGAAGCACAACGGTACAGGAATGCTGAAAGGTATTAAAAAAGTTCCCCAGCAAAGACGTTTCCCAATGTCTGCTCGAACCATTAAGCTTGAACCGGGAAACCCGTCGTCCGCTCAAGTAGTGGCACCAGCTTTGAGAATCGTTCGTCGACAGCCACCGGGGCAACATGtttgtgaaatctgtaaaaaaatcaTGCCCACCGCCCATAGCTTGAAAAGACATACCTACATCCACAAGCATGCAAAACCGGTGTGCAAAATTTGCCACAAACAAATCTCAATCCGATATTTCACGGAACATCTGAAGAGACACCTTAGCAAGGGTGATAAATATTGTGAAGTGTGCGGTAAAAAATTTGTGAACGAACGCTGTCTAGAGAAACATAGACTCAAGCACGATAACGATAAATAAGTCTTGATTCGAATATCAAAAGGCacacattttaaagaaattatttttcactGAACTAAGATTATTTCCATATTCACAATTCACAACtgatttgattgaaatgcaTCAAGGGCTCTCAGAACCAAAACTGAAAAGAAGCTGGCTTCAGcgtcaagtaaaaaaaatcagataacatGAAAACtgtatttataaaatatccaaactcGGACTTCCTACAGCGTCCATACAAAGTATGGCCTTTTAGTTATTAATATAAGAAATTTCTGCTAAGTAAATGTGAAATTTCGGAAacaataaaacacatttttagaattaaaggttttttttcctagaGAAAAAGAATAGTTATCAGCAAATCGTTCTAGTCCAAACATAATTCCAatggtttatgattttcagtTGAATCAAGATTAATTGAAGGCTAATGTCCTGTTAATGTTTTCATTCTTATTCCTTCAACATCAACATCCTTTTTAATGTAACTGCACTCTCAATGTGACTTGAAGAATCATTTCGTCGAAGGATagggaaaaatgacaaaaagatggcGCTGTTGTACTAAAACGCCAAAAAGTATGCAATGTGACCAGAACGAGAATTCGTTCAAGcgttacacggaaaataataaaaaggtaaaatttaccgagatagcacgGTAAACACTCGTGAAAGCCAAAGAGGTAACTTACCAAAGGTGAAACTTACCTCACAGCGAATTGagctggaaaaaaggtacaatacTCAATCTGTTTTAGTCGAcataaatatcacaaaattaagacaaaattgtaaaaaatatgttttaatttaaatcaatttcagtgatcaatacaaattcaaagattttttttttcgcaaaaattgTATCTCGATAGCAATGGTAAAAAATTTGTGGTGTTATGTGGTAGGACTGGGAATAATAGAATGTGTAACTTGACAGCTGCTACACTCAGTGGGTGGGGAACATGGGAAAAGAAATTATAATGGAACTCAGGATCGTATGCTTTTCAACCCAAGACACTTTCCTCCGGGGAANNNNNNNNNNNNNNNNNNNNNNNNNNNNNNNNNNNNNNNNNNNNNNNNNNNNNNNNNNNNNNNNNNNNNNNNNNNNNNNNNNNNNNNNNNNNNNNNNNNNNNNNNNNNNNNNNNNNNNNNNNNNNNNNNNNNNNNNNNNNNNNNNNNNNNNNNNNNNNNNNNNNNNNNNNNNNNNNNNNNNNNNNNNNNNNNNNNNNNNNNNNNNNNNNNNNNNNNNNNNNNNNNNNNNNNNNNNNNNNNNNNNNNNNNNNNNNNNNNNNNNNNNNNNNNNNNNNNNNNNNNNNNNNNNNNNNNNNNNNNNNNNNNNNNNNNNNNNNNNNNNNNNNNNNNNNNNNNNNNNNNNNNNNNNNNNNNNNNNNNNNNNNNNNNNNNNNNNNNNNNNNNNNNNNNNNNNNNNNNNNNNNNNNNNNNNNNNNNNNNNNNNNNNNNNNNNNNNNNNNNNNNNNNNNNNNNNNNNNNNNNNNNNNNNNNNNNNNNNNNNNNNNNNNNNNNNNNNNNNNCTCACAGAAGGGATATCCAGAAAGAACCAAGCTAGACAGGGACGTACCGGGTGGTACTTCGCATGCTATCAACCGGGTCAAAATCTTTAATGGAACCAAGATAAAGCGGAGCTAGCCAATCCCAACCTGGACCGTTTACGAGTGAAGTTTCTGAGGGGCTTTCAGCCAATAATGTTACCGAGCAAATGGtgtaaatgaatcaaaaattatCCCATAAAACAGAAATCCTCATATGTTGGGTTTTACATAATTTGTGGggatttatttataattttggttTCCCTAAATGTGTTTCTTCTACCTAACGTCACATGGGTATACTTGTGGTTTTTTCGCACATTGGGCCGGTCGATTGAAGTTTCGTCTTCCGATGAACCCTTTTGCGTACGGCTGATGTTGGTCGTATTTATATGGGTTGGGCGGCTGATAGTTCCAGCACCGCCCAGGGTATCACAGGCTCTTTACCGGCGTCCCGGAAGAGCCCACGATCCTCTGCAGGATGTCACCACCGTAGGTTGGTTATTCACCACGAGGGGACGTGCTGATCGGTTTATCAGTCGGATTTTGACGTTCCGACCGCTCCTTTCTGCCCGTTTAGGTTTTCTGCTGCGCCGTGCTGTTAAGTAAATTGGATAGAAACACAAAAAAGGCCCTCTTGGACCTGCCAAATGGGTTTTAACATATATCTGTGACGTTTTTTAATTTACACGtggtttacatttttgtttgtttctttttagACAATTTACCTTTTTAATGTTGTGTTTCGTCGAATGCGGTTTTACACTGCATGTGGTTTTTGTATTGTCAACCACTTTTTATCTATTTAAGAAATATACATTTAAttaagttttaacatttttacacaCATCATAGCTTCTACTAAccgtactattttttttttaacttttagctTATAAGATTTTAACTAGGTTTTTAACTAATGTATGCCACTGTAAGCCTTGCTGCGGTTTTACTTGGCTACTTTTTTCTGTAATTATaggaaaaaactttttaaacatttacaccacaatttcacaaattttacgaACTTTTAATGACGCGCACTTCCGTTCTCTGAAACGGTCACAGGCAGAAAGAACTAGTCCCGCATGTGCAAAAATCTACGTTACATTTGACCGACACACATACGAAGGAGAATGTAATTTTTACGCGGGTGTGTTCGCTCTCCGGGTGATCACACTTCCCCGGCATGTACCCTGCCTAAACCCGACGCCCATGGATATCCCTCAGAGAAAAGTGCCTGCATTTAGGCGTTTAGGAAAGAGGAATTGGATCTACTGTGGTATTACTCTCAACGGAGTACAGGAGTGGTAGGATTTTGTGGCGGAGTCACATAAAAAGCAGTAACAAACGGTTACAAATGGCAGAATATGAAATTGAGCTTAACCATGCATAGAGTCGATGgctattatttattattttgtccGAGTAccttttccagtcgatgtgtcttgtaaggtcatatctatgtcatatttattgtgtttgaatAGTTGACGCCATTATTGGTGATTGTGATTTCgataggcaagtgatcactaccattaggATCATAAACCACTTTCCACAGGCAATCAAATGacagtgaatttgagcagagcgaGAGGTAAATttggcccatgtcattctttctcaaatatacactaacctatggcttcgaatgtttttcttcatttttattgtagtaaacaagctttttcaatagataaaaagttcacaaaatctactttagttcttagaaacagaggaattaatggaatcagcgtgaaacttgtaatttttcataagttacatatagggttttatggtaaaacagcttGCGCAATCTAatcaaactacagcttatcgttttactACTCATGTGctttttcggaagactataaatattttgttgtattttattagcttcctacaaattttatccaaaatccaacatatgaaaattggggcagaatgcccacaagaccacgtgttttacgctcaaattttgaatgctgttaacttttgacaaaacccgaatatcaaaacaaaatgcctttctttttatttgctgactcccaaatgacgataacattgcataattataacaaatttcgtccttgttcgagttaaaacggtgcaccaatcttcgattcgaaaaaattatcggccgccatgtttgccgcgatatcactatatcagtcgaaaaaattgaaattcgttgcctacttgaaggctttttatatataaggatattaaaaagtgtattttgaaaagcgaaattttcgatcagtttagcaatactaaatgattttttgccaaaaaatggtagtttacaaaactacgatgaacatgtaattaaacatttggtgtttcaataattacattccgtataatcattgttctatttcttaccacccttcctgtttggtgcgttctgtccactagttttggcgttctaccccgcggtttgttttctggctgttttagtttttttacaaaaatatagtcaaaatcgagtttttatcatattttttcttttcgataatacgtagATTTAATCCTTGAATCGTTGTCAActctcaatttggttcttaaataattggtatcgctataaatagcaattatgcttagctggtgcgttttgtacagttttaccctactcgtgtttttcacccgtgttcaaaactgttaaattcaaactttatgtttcatatgcatttttctttgtttcaaagaatttttcttttgaaaaatctttgaatcaaaatcataaTGCTCTGATACTAAAATAGTTTCAATTGATGCAAAGTTATTGTCGTTTGCTACAatataatttagatttagatttaaacgcatttattcattgaaccattttccatttattccaaattgaagaaatattttctgttgttccGAAGTTCAtattagaaatttaataaaataaaaatatttgacattttatattcatttttatttacaaacttAACACAAACACCGGTTTATTATAATGCAATTATCCAGTCCTaattttcgttgacaagtttGCCATTCTGGCCTAAGGGCATTCTTCGTGGGCCACTCAAGAGACTACCGGAAGCATCTCCGGTTGTTGTCTAGTCACCTCGCCATCCAACTGGTGATTCCCGCTGAAGATCGCGGACAAAGATATGGTCCTATAGCAATGCAAGCGTTCATAGAAAATTCTCAATATTCCACTTTTTAATTAACGGATGAACATTCATTTACCATTAGCTAATTCTGATTCACTGGTTTAGAATCTaaactttagattttttaaaacgacCGGCCAAACTTagttcgattttcgattttcaattcttcTTGCTTAATCCTAAATATCTTCTATGTTTGAGGATTATCCAGTGTTCCGCCTAAGTGTTCATCTGAAAAACATCAGCTGtaaattaaaagatttaaatatCGTGGACAGTGATGCATTGTAATTTAGAGAAAATGAAACATAAACGTTAAAAAACCAATTTGCATGtcttttaattaaaaagaaGTTACCTGAATTGTATGTATGATTCGGGAGAGAGCAGTCGAGCTCACAGGATAATATAGAAAAAATCCTGATAGTCACAGGGAAAAGCCGTTTCGAACATACAGGACAACTTGACAGTTGTTTTATTGTATATAGCGTTttgctgtcctgaaatcgtcctgtaatttcagctgttgaaaatacaggacgaaatcgtcccggccacaggagaaaagattttacattaaataaattgaattattaaagggtgtccacgatgaaattgccacactatgaaattgctctaactttttaaccgttgtgtagaatttaatgaaaatttgggtggatttggttcatagtgcattgttaacatcctgcaagttttaaagtgctgtgatcaaaactcgcggaaatggagtcgaaagaacagcacgtgcgtgataaaatcttgcgcattcatcacgagaacaaggatctctcgcatcgttccatcgctaaaacgttgggaatcgcgaattccacggtgtcgcgagcgattaagcggttcgaggaacgattgaccaccggtCGCAAGCCCAGAAGTAAAGGAAAAAGTTAAAGAGGTTGTATATCAGACACAACCACAAGATTTACGTAGAATTAcggcatcttttttttttcaatttaacaaaaacttaataaattatttaatacaaatttgttgaaattgtttaattttaacttatatATTTTGTCTTGTTATCGCTAGTTTCATTTCTAGTCGGCCATAACCCCTTAACACTGCAACTTATAAACCAAATAAGCATCGGCTCCAGCGCCAACTCTCTAAGCAAGCCAAGCCCTAGCTGAATTTGCTTGTGTTTAGTTCAAAAGTCGCTGAGTCTGCTCCCCTATAGTgtgtaagacgtaattctacgtcaaaaagtattccgtacaacaccaaccGAAACCAGTGGCTAAGAAGCTgaacctaagccgaagttttgtccaaaaggccaaaactaaggctgggcttcgaacgttcaaggtgtccgtgccaggaagttgtaccccaacatgctgacgaaagttgaatgctgcatcgtggatgacgaaacatatgtgaaggctgACTTCGAACAGAATTTTGCGAATAAACTcctggggcgggattatggaactcgaaacaatcgagtttcgttcgattcgaccaactttggcattaccgatctcgattcgaatggaacgtttcgcgatgatctactacccgatttactcgaaatctagtactttaaaatttagaactcgaacgagattcgtaatactgattctagttcgattcgagttcaactcgaaacgggtaactcgaatcgaataggattcataatttcacccctggtttggcaagccatttgcacgtgcgggaagcggagtgcacctttcgtgacccaggacacgatgaacggacaggtgtacatgaaagagtgcctccagaagcggctgcttcctctcctgaaggcccacaacgtcccaacaatcttctggccggatttggcctcatgccactacttcaaggacgtgctgaagggGTATGCGggcaataaggtcaatttcgtgccgaaaatgttcaacccttccaacactccggagctccgctctatcgagaagtactgggcaattatgaagcagcaccttcttaaacgatctaaggtagtgaagacccCATACaaccatattttgttttacagataatatcgtatagaatgttatttaatcTCATTTTCGTATAACTGCACCTACAAAGTGCGGCCCaagcatattctttatcgtatttaaatacattgcatgattttattacgacaatacaatcaaaatcaagaatatgtgtgctaatctatctatatggcctccaaaatgatacgtatatactggttttgccgcattatatacgatatttttacacgtatatttgcacgtatatttatgttgcaaattcgaaatacccaccaaatggttgtctgggacaGTCGAGAAACTGAAGGTGGGTTAACATGCAAAAACCGGTTAATTCACTGGTTGTACAGAATCTTATAGCCAAGGTTAAGGCCAAGATGCGGGCATTtacgtatggactgtaaataaaatacgagtaagatgataaaatgaaatttaatagttatttttcaatccctgaaaatttgatggcaatcggctgaaaactcgaattttgcgaatcaattttgtctGTGGCAAGTTCATCATGGACACTTATTATGTACGAAGTTATTTTATAAACTTAAGAACCAAAACACTCTCTACGTTCGGAAAAAATCATCGAACAATGGCTCTATTGGTTGGATTGAACCTGAATTGGTATTGGTATGGAAACGAACATCGCTCAACCAAAAGCTGTTACCTATAACACCTTGACTTTTTCATTTCCCTTAGATAAATAGTAGGTCCGAAGATTCAAACAAACGATTCCGATCTGAAGCCGTGTGACCATGAAAACATATAAATTGCACTCTCCGAACGCACAAACAATGGCCTCCGAATAAAAGTGAACTGTGAACTGTCAAAACTAATTTTATGACGCCCAAAACCTATAACTTTACAATCAAATCTTAAGGAGCCCCCAATAAAAGAGAAGTCCGTTCCTAAGTTCCAGCAGGGCTCTGCTGTTTTCAAGGGAGGCGGCTTCCTGCCCGATCCTCAAAGGGGCTCTGTTATTTGTGTGTCTGTGTATCTGTGGGTGCCATAAAACAGTTGTGCATATTTTATTGGTCCGAGGGCTTCCATTCCATTGCAAAGGAGGTGACTCCTTCTCACACCTTTTGCCGTAACTCCCCGCATTTATCTAAATTTTTGGACCGCAATAGGTTGGTACCTCCTTGCAACGTGAATTCGCAGGCATGCAATTCCGGACCTCGGCTCTCGTTGTTTCGGTTCCttaaattaacttttcaatgttcTGAAaacagaaaagttgaaaaatttctcggATTTAAATTCTCTgtgttgtatttattttttcgctTCATATGCATTTTTCTCCGCTTCCCCACCCCTTCCTGTCTTGTCGTTTCCATCCCGAATCATGGGGTCCTGAAACGGTTGGAAAACATGGTCACAAATGGGCCGACGACGGCCGGCAGGCGCGCAAGTATTGATCGAGACCTCTTTCATCGTACCGCCTCCGGCAGCACTTGGAGAGGAtccttttatttgttttcgaggATCAGGTTAGGATTATATTCAGATTTCAATCCGAGATCAAAGGATCTGGAACCGCCACAAATACCCACACACAGACCGGGCATGCGATGCGGGTCTAAATACGACCAACCATGGGGTGAAGTGTAGGGTAGGAATGTATATTATACATGCCACGATCCGGGCAGAAGATCTCTTCCTCTCGATTTCGACCGCAGCTGGGTGGAGTTTTGAGGTGATCAGTCACACAGGTTCAAAAATGATTCCGGATCGCCTTCTAACTGTGCCGGTAGGGTGAAACCGACGGGATGTCTTCGCAGTCATACGGGGCACGCCTTCTAATGAACTCTAAATTTACATGTAGAAGCAATAAGATGGGGTAGTCTTTCTTTTTACATTGTTTTATTggtacttatttaaaaaaaatctttcgcaATGGCTTACGATTTCTTCACCAAGTCATTTTAAATACCGGAAATGGGTGAATCGGGACAATTTTCGGGCTAtttccgtattttttttaatttgagactTTTTACCAACTTGTTGGTATTCGTGAACATTTCCGTAATTTTTCTGTCAAATGATGCTCTTTTAGCACCCGATTCGtttcagatggtgtattttgtTGCTCTGAACCAAACttgatcaagaaaaaaaaaggtgaaaggggttttcaacatcaatttttaaacattaattttgTTATCTCCCAAGTGGGGAGTGTAGGGAATAGGAGTATTAGAATATTTGAATAGTAAGAATAGTAAGAATAGTAAGGTTGATCGAATTTAGATAACCGTGAACGCGCAAATGAGTCCGTAGCCTTCGTTAAGTTGAGATGTGAGAGTGTGCATGAGTGTCATGAGAGTCGCAGATGAAAGTTAGTTTGGGTGTGtgggaaaaactaaaaataattgctaaattgtctgagaaacaaaataacaatgaaattttaccttcacacattcttctaggccctcccactatttacatttttattttttcttcaaagttaaagatttgatagggttcccacccatttgtccaatacgggcttactcttggataatgtccttattttttgaatatcaaagatttatcactaaatgacaaaaaaatagtcCTATAActgtacatatacaaagaaaaaaagtagttctttctCAATCAAAAACCCGTTTGCttataaatgctttttggtttcatcaggagagctgtttatttgcgagccttggaaaaatagatatttttagaATCTGAAATAGCATTTTTGCTATCAGAAAAAATTTCggatacaaaccaaattttgcctatttgatactctaTTGATAGGCTaccaaacgtagaaaacagttttcaaaaattcaatctaAAAACTGAGTTGTTGATGATaaggtgcaaaaatttcttgttggtcaaagttatcccggtgatcaaagttaccccgttttacgttttctgtttcttatatttcacatgtttttatatttcacaTTGTTAAGGATTtcggattttaattttgaatcaccattagtaattaaaaattaaaagctgctttgaaatgatggttctttataatttaaattggcATTTCAGTCAGAAGGAAGCAAATactagtatttttaatttgcccgacgtttcggcctttggTCTTTGCCTTTCTCAAGTGATATCTTAAATTTCGTTTGTAGTTCATACAAAATCCATGTATTTCGAAatgcatatgcattttcaaaatttacctaaatgataatttttcgaatgtgaaataaaaaaaaatataaaccattCAGAGTTTATGTTTCGTATTCAGATTCTAAGTTCTTGaactaaaaaaatctaatacGGAATTGAAACACAGCAAGGCTTCAAAACGATAATCCAGAACTGAAAACTTGGAACCAGATCCATCATTCGAAACTCATTTTTAAGTTCGGATTCACAAGtcggaagaaaagaaaattgaaaaaatgaattcagattGTAACCCGAAActtcaatatttaaattattgattcatGATGGTTGATTGAAACAGATTTCACATGttgattcataatttaaattctgattttacaaaggtatttaaatttggaaacagattcaaaatttaagtttcgaATGCaggttcagaatttagattcagaattgatattttaaattcaggttcagattcagatcggaaatgagttttacaattatcataaaaatatcaagataattCATTCATTGAGGATttcacccagcaaacattttagtTGGAATATAAGAGACTCAAAAGACGTATTCAAATATATATACCATCAAAAATAGTCGTATTTAAGTTAAAAAAGGCCATATAGCCATAAAattggaggcaatatacatacttTTTCGTTAGCTCAAATCCATTATTTCACAATATACAGCATTCTCTATAGAAATCACGGCACAGTGTACATATAACTTGACCAATTGTGCTATAGTGTCGAATGATTTAAAAGCATCCACTGTATCGTATATTAAGTTATTTACCTCGTAAATCATTCAATACAATCGTAAATAA
This sequence is a window from Uranotaenia lowii strain MFRU-FL chromosome 3, ASM2978415v1, whole genome shotgun sequence. Protein-coding genes within it:
- the LOC129751167 gene encoding zinc finger protein 267-like isoform X1; the encoded protein is MNHGHYNPLWYEQSCSSSNSGSLISGFGMDLDQLLNRCRLCLKQHETYRIIFFDNFNEDEFYKILDLNLCQNDRLSNLICDSCYDLVERFQIFKISAGRNQAYLIALLEADYKKPVSGPINKLEPTQIDEVCIEIRSDSDSEDTCDANVQQPVALLPTITQDITHDLESPVIRSANQQVSPEDDRDSLIEVLDSQHDDDPQEETETHSVRQALSTPSEQDSSSQGPYKCKTCNKEFQLEYNLIRHTKLHTEKKPLCKICNKLISRRYFTEHLQKHVKAMKHNGTGMLKGIKKVPQQRRFPMSARTIKLEPGNPSSAQVVAPALRIVRRQPPGQHVCEICKKIMPTAHSLKRHTYIHKHAKPVCKICHKQISIRYFTEHLKRHLSKGDKYCEVCGKKFVNERCLEKHRLKHDNDK
- the LOC129751167 gene encoding zinc finger protein 267-like isoform X2; translation: MDLDQLLNRCRLCLKQHETYRIIFFDNFNEDEFYKILDLNLCQNDRLSNLICDSCYDLVERFQIFKISAGRNQAYLIALLEADYKKPVSGPINKLEPTQIDEVCIEIRSDSDSEDTCDANVQQPVALLPTITQDITHDLESPVIRSANQQVSPEDDRDSLIEVLDSQHDDDPQEETETHSVRQALSTPSEQDSSSQGPYKCKTCNKEFQLEYNLIRHTKLHTEKKPLCKICNKLISRRYFTEHLQKHVKAMKHNGTGMLKGIKKVPQQRRFPMSARTIKLEPGNPSSAQVVAPALRIVRRQPPGQHVCEICKKIMPTAHSLKRHTYIHKHAKPVCKICHKQISIRYFTEHLKRHLSKGDKYCEVCGKKFVNERCLEKHRLKHDNDK